Proteins encoded within one genomic window of Salipaludibacillus agaradhaerens:
- a CDS encoding diacylglycerol kinase, translating to MKKARLIYNPTSGREHVKRHLPAILDSLEKAGYETSTHATTGKDSAKNAANLACERHFDLVIAAGGDGTIHEVVNGIAEQPYRPALGILPAGTTNDFARALHIPRNIKEACDVLVNGRPQAIDVGKVADMYFINIAGAGTLTELTYEVPSRLKTMMGQIAYYVKGFEKLPHIKPVNVTIEYDGSVFEGEIMLFLVSNTNSVGGFEKLAPNAYLNDGLFDMIILKKTRLADVVRLTGAAMRGEHLNDERVIYVQANRIKIHTDDNLQLNLDGEFGGNLPGEFINLPRHINMIVPDKKLTCFKELK from the coding sequence ATGAAAAAAGCGAGACTAATATATAATCCTACTTCTGGAAGAGAGCACGTGAAAAGACATCTTCCTGCTATTCTTGATTCATTAGAGAAAGCAGGATATGAAACCTCTACTCATGCGACAACCGGTAAAGACTCAGCTAAAAACGCTGCAAACTTGGCATGTGAAAGGCATTTTGATCTTGTAATCGCTGCAGGAGGCGACGGTACGATTCATGAGGTAGTTAATGGCATAGCAGAACAACCTTATCGGCCGGCGTTAGGTATTCTACCAGCTGGCACAACAAACGACTTTGCCAGGGCGTTACATATCCCGAGAAACATTAAAGAAGCCTGTGATGTGTTAGTCAACGGTCGCCCTCAGGCCATTGATGTAGGAAAAGTGGCAGATATGTATTTTATTAATATTGCAGGAGCTGGTACCTTAACAGAATTAACGTATGAAGTGCCGAGCCGGCTAAAAACGATGATGGGACAGATCGCCTATTACGTGAAAGGCTTCGAAAAACTGCCACATATTAAACCCGTCAATGTGACCATTGAATATGACGGCAGTGTCTTTGAGGGAGAAATTATGCTTTTCCTCGTTTCCAACACGAACTCAGTAGGCGGTTTTGAAAAATTAGCACCTAATGCGTATTTAAACGATGGCTTATTTGATATGATTATTTTGAAGAAAACCCGTCTGGCGGATGTGGTGAGGTTAACGGGGGCAGCTATGCGCGGGGAACATTTGAATGACGAACGGGTCATTTATGTCCAAGCAAATAGAATTAAAATTCATACTGACGATAATTTACAGCTGAACCTGGATGGTGAATTCGGTGGCAATTTACCTGGAGAATTTATTAACCTACCTAGACATATTAATATGATCGTACCTGATAAAAAACTCACATGCTTTAAAGAGTTGAAATAA